The nucleotide sequence GCTTGTTGGGCATGACTGGGATCTGAACTTACGAGCGACAGACCACCCCGAGTTTGATGCTTGGCGTTGGAATGATTACTGGGTTCCGCTTGACGCAGTTGTCGAGTTTAAAAGAGGCGTCTATGAGACCGCGCTGATTGAGCTTGCTAGGTATCTACCCAAGAGTGATCTGCTAAAAAACAATGTTCGCGCTTCGGTGCCATCCCCGGCAAGAGCGGGCATGCTTCACGACCGCTTCAACTCTCGCCCTATGGAACTACCGCCTGGTGGGTCTATTGATCCCGATCCTGGAACGCACTCGCCTCGCAGCCATGAAACTTAGATTTGCTCGCTCCTTTTTTATGGGCGTTGCGGCGTGCCTGATTGCAACGCTTGCATGGGCTCAAAACACCTTAGACAACCCCGATTGGGCCGAGCTACCTATGCCTCCAATCCCTGCTTTTTCAAAAGAGCAATTGATTGAAATCAGCATGCCTAGCTATGTGTCCTTGAAAGTAGGGGTAGATCCTTCCACGGTCCAAGTAGGTTCCGATGGGATTGTGCGCTATGTCGTCGTAATGCAAAACGCCACCGGGGCGCTTAGTGGAGCATATGAAGGATTACGCTGCGTGAATGGCGAGGTCAAGACCTATGCACGATTCACCGCATCAGGGCAATGGACCTTGCTAGATTCACCGCAATGGCGCAGTGTGAATGACAATATGCCATCTCGCCATGCCCAAGCCATATCTCGGCAAGGTGCTTGCACCAATCGGATCACATCCAGTCAACAGGACACTATTCGCGCCTTGAAGTTGGGATCCCGCCCCACTCCAAGGTAAGCGTCCTCCGCTTTATCGTGACAAAACCAAATTGTCTCGGTGCAGCATTTCAGGCTCGGCTGCGTACCCAAGCCATTTTTCTATTTCGCTGGAAGGCTTGCGACACAAAAGGCGCGCCTCGGCGCTGGCGTAGTTAGCTAAACCGCGTGCGATTTCAAGACCATCGAGGTCCTTGACCGCGACTACGTCTCCTCGCGCGAACTCTCCCTCAACGCTCACCATGCCTATAGGGAGCAAACTCTTACCCTCAGTTCTAAGCTTGTCAGACGCACCTGCATCCACTGTCACCGCGCCGCGCATCTTTAGATGGTCTGCCATCCATTGCTTACGGGCTTGTTGCTTTTGCGTTTGGGCAAGCAGCAAAGTGCCTAGTGGCTCACCGCGGGCCAAGCGAACCAAAGCATCAGGCTCTCGGCCCCATGCGATCACCGTGGAAGCACCTGAACCTGCCGCGCGTTTGGCCGCTAATATCTTGGTGATCATGCCACCGCGTCCGATACTAGAACCAGCCCCACCCGCCATTACCTCCAGCTTAGGATCACCGGCCTTTGCCTCATGCACAAATGTTGCGCTGGCGTCCTTACGAGGATCTGCAGTAAACAAACCCTTTTGGTCCGTCAGTATTACCAATGCATCGGCATCCACCAAGTTGGCAACCAATGCCCCTAGGGTGTCGTTGTCACCGAACTTGATCTCATCATTAACAACGGTGTCGTTTTCATTAATGACTGGAAGTACGCCGAGCTTTAGGAGCGTCAGCAACGTAGACCTTGCATTGAGATAGCGCTCGCGGTCCGCCAAATCAGCATGGGTGAGTAGAACTTGAGCGCTACCTAGGCCATTCAATCGCAACTTGGTTTCATACATCTGTGCAAGGCCCATTTGCCCCACCGCTGCAGCGGCTTGCAATTCATTGACCGCCTTCGGTCTCACAGCCCAACCAAGACGCTTCATACCTTCAGCAACAGCGCCGCTCGAAACCATGATCACTTCTCGACCATCTTGAATCAGCTCAGCCATTTGTCGACACCACTCGCCAATAGCTTCCTCGTCAAGCCCTCGACCATCATTGGTGACTAAACTGGAACCAACTTTGACTACAACGCGCTTGGCATCTCGCAATACTGTGGAGTGAGAGTGTTCAACCATTTAGTTAGTTTGCGCCCGCAGGATATGCAAAGGCAGCTATTATTTATATAGCAACTATTCTATCTTGCCATCTGTAGACGTAGCAAGGAAGCGCGGATCCACTTCAATATGGGGCTGCTCAGCCAGTTGCTGAGCTTTCACATGCTTATAGATCTCTTTGATGAGGGGCTCGCACCCTTCCCTAGTAAGGGCTGATATTTCAAAAACAGGGCCCTTAAACTTGAAGCGCTTTACAAAGTCTTTGACAACGGCAGCACGATTATCAGTGTCCACCATATCCAACTTATTGAGCACCAACCAACGAGGTTTTTTGTGCAGCGCTTCATCGTACTTTTTAAGCTCGTTCACAATAGCTTTCGCTT is from Rhodoferax aquaticus and encodes:
- a CDS encoding RNA pyrophosphohydrolase; protein product: MLDRDGFRPNVGIVLVNHKNQVFWGKRIRTHSWQFPQGGIDRGETPEQAMFRELHEEVGLHPEHVAIVARTRDWLRYEVPDRFIRRDARGHYKGQKQIWFLLKLVGHDWDLNLRATDHPEFDAWRWNDYWVPLDAVVEFKRGVYETALIELARYLPKSDLLKNNVRASVPSPARAGMLHDRFNSRPMELPPGGSIDPDPGTHSPRSHET
- a CDS encoding CNP1-like family protein, which codes for MKLRFARSFFMGVAACLIATLAWAQNTLDNPDWAELPMPPIPAFSKEQLIEISMPSYVSLKVGVDPSTVQVGSDGIVRYVVVMQNATGALSGAYEGLRCVNGEVKTYARFTASGQWTLLDSPQWRSVNDNMPSRHAQAISRQGACTNRITSSQQDTIRALKLGSRPTPR
- the proB gene encoding glutamate 5-kinase; this encodes MVEHSHSTVLRDAKRVVVKVGSSLVTNDGRGLDEEAIGEWCRQMAELIQDGREVIMVSSGAVAEGMKRLGWAVRPKAVNELQAAAAVGQMGLAQMYETKLRLNGLGSAQVLLTHADLADRERYLNARSTLLTLLKLGVLPVINENDTVVNDEIKFGDNDTLGALVANLVDADALVILTDQKGLFTADPRKDASATFVHEAKAGDPKLEVMAGGAGSSIGRGGMITKILAAKRAAGSGASTVIAWGREPDALVRLARGEPLGTLLLAQTQKQQARKQWMADHLKMRGAVTVDAGASDKLRTEGKSLLPIGMVSVEGEFARGDVVAVKDLDGLEIARGLANYASAEARLLCRKPSSEIEKWLGYAAEPEMLHRDNLVLSR